The Myxococcota bacterium DNA segment TCGCGCGCGATCGGCGCGGCCGCGCTGCCGCCGTGACCGCCGTGCTCGACGAGCACGGACACGACGATGCGCGGGTCGTCGGCGGGCGCGAAGGTCACGAACCAGGCGTGGTCGCGCTCCTGGTGCTCGACATCCTCCTCGTCGGCCCGCGCGCCCTGCGGCAGCGCGACCACCTGCGCGGTGCCCGTCTTTCCGCCGGCGACGACGCCGAACGGCAGGTTCTTCATCACCGCGCCCGTGCCGTGCGGCTCGTTCACGACGCCCACGAGCCCCGAGCGCACGGCCGCGAGTGTCTGCGGCGAGATCGCGAGCTCGCCCAGCGCCTCG contains these protein-coding regions:
- a CDS encoding penicillin-binding transpeptidase domain-containing protein — protein: WVDGDTVSVSIGQGMNLWTPLQLATAYAAIVNGGTRYRPHVLKRIEEPDGRVVKTVEPEALGELAISPQTLAAVRSGLVGVVNEPHGTGAVMKNLPFGVVAGGKTGTAQVVALPQGARADEEDVEHQERDHAWFVTFAPADDPRIVVSVLVEHGGHGGSAAAPIARDVVTRFLEDEADLYAGNRP